In Clarias gariepinus isolate MV-2021 ecotype Netherlands chromosome 1, CGAR_prim_01v2, whole genome shotgun sequence, one DNA window encodes the following:
- the LOC128518612 gene encoding E3 ubiquitin-protein ligase TRIM39-like yields MAESSLPTQGRRRRTSMDEPCSFSSDSSDLLSEKLLLCSICLGVFTDPVTTPCGHNFCNSCLTQCWETSQHSHCPLCKEKFTKRPELKINITLREVTDHFKKKSVPDKPEVLCDACTGEKLKALKSCLDCGLTLCKSHLEPHNHVPKLKKHKLINPVKNLEDYICQKHERPLELFCRDDQTRVCQFCTEGDHKSHNTVTIEEESRERKTQLGKTQKDLQQKIQDRLKKIQKIKHSVELSKRDIEKEKADNVEVFTALIRSIERSQAELLEVMEEKQKAAERQAEGLIKELEQEITVLKRRDTELEQLSHTEDHLDLLQISSSMCSPPHTKNWTEISINTDLSGDTVRTALSQLQQTLNEKLTQTLNDKLKETVSTELKRIQQYAVDVTLDPDTAHPTLILSADGKQVTHGDTQQDLSDTPQRFNKCVMVLGKQSFSSGRFYYEVQVRGNTDWDLGVATESINRKGKIKLSPEDGIWTVVLRNENQYKACARPSVPLTLREKVEKVGVFVDYEEGLVSFYDVESRSHIYSFTSQSFTEKLYPYYCPCLNQGGKNSAPLIISPVCKTE; encoded by the exons TTTCTAGTGACTCCAGCGATCTCCTGTCTGAAAAGCTGCTGCTGTGTTCCATCTGTCTGGGTGTGTTCACTGATCCAGTCACCACTCCATGTGGACACAACTTCTGCAATAGCTGCCTTACACAGTGCTGGGAGACGAGTCAACACTCTCACTGTCCATTATGTAAAGAGAAATTCACCAAGAGACCTGAACTGAAGATTAATATAACACTGAGAGAGGTTACAGATCACTTCAAGAAGAAAAGTGTTCCTGACAAACCTGAGGTTCTTTGTGATGCCTGCACTGGAGAGAAGCTGAAGGCCCTGAAATCCTGTCTGGATTGTGGACTGACTTTGTGTAAATCTCATCTAGAACCTCATAATCATGTTCCCAAACTTAAGAAACACAAACTAATAAACCCTGTGAAGAACCTGGAGGACTACATATGCCAAAAACATGAGAGACCTCTGGAGCTGTTCTGTAGAGATGATCAGACGCGTGTGTGTCAGTTCTGCACTGAAGGAGACCACAAGAGTCACAACACTGTTACTATAGAGGAGGAGAGCAGAGAGAGGAAG ACTCAGCTGGGAAAAACACAGAAAGATTTGCAGCAGAAGATTCAGGACCGACTAAAGAAGattcagaaaataaaacactcagtAGAGCTCAGCAAA AGAGAcatagagaaagagaaagcagaCAATGTTGAAGTCTTCACTGCTCTGATTCGCTCCATTGAGAGAAGTCAGGCTGAGCTGCTGGAGGTGATGGAGGAGAAGCAGAAAGCAGCAGAGAGGCAGGCTGAAGGACTCATTAAAGAGCTGGAGCAGGAAATCACTGTGCTAAAGAGGAGAgacactgagctggagcagctctcacacactgagGATCATCTCGACCTCCTACAG ATTTCCTCCTCCATGTGCAGCCCTCCACACACCAAGAACTGGACTGAGATCAGTATTAACACTGATCTGAGTGGGGACACTGTGAGGACAGCTCTGTCTCAGCTTCAGCAGACTCTCAATGAGAAACTCACTCAAACACTCAATGACAAGTTAAAGGAAACAG TTTCCACAGAACTGAAGAGGATTCAGCAGTATGCAG TGGATGTGACTCTGGATCCTGATACAGCTCATCCCACTCTCATCCTGTCTGCTGATGGAAAACAAGTGACACATGGAGACACACAACAGGATCTCTCTGATACACCACAGAGGTTCAATAAGTGTGTTATGGTTCTGGGAAAGCAGAGTTTCTCCTCAGGGAGATTTTATTATGAGGTGCAGGTCAGAGGGAACACTGACTGGGATCTTGGAGTCGCCACAGAGTCCATTAACAGGAAGGGAAAGATTAAACTGAGCCCTGAGGATGGCATCTGGACTGTGGTACTGAGGAATGAGAATCAGTATAAGGCTTGTGCTCGTCCCTCTGTCCCCCTCACACTGAGAGAGAAGGTGGAGAAGGTGGGGGTGTTTGTGGATTATGAGGAGGGTCTGGTCTCCTTTTATGATGTGGAGTCCAGATCTCATATCTACTCTTTCACTAGTCAGTCTTTCACTGAGAAACTCTATCCATACTACTGTCCATGTTTAAATCAAGGAGGTAAAAACTCAGCACCACTGATCATCTCTCCTGTGTGTAAGACTGAGTAA